A DNA window from Leishmania panamensis strain MHOM/PA/94/PSC-1 chromosome 27 sequence contains the following coding sequences:
- a CDS encoding hypothetical protein (TriTrypDB/GeneDB-style sysID: LpmP.27.0320) yields MIHHSEPPRPSVQNASAPQKVRVPLSRGRHQRHGPTVPPLDRGAYHLTPLDRALATVAAPHSPAPAQTTSLPLVVSSVSPSRQLVSSDAVSGPVQMWPAVMSSRQRRRQVALKSKTPLALQLEAFVRREHQQYLREHPSCSRADCLHIFREVLNTFVNHFSEYKGILSIIRDEYDAALNEMSERVKQMQVEYLESQTDREMHAMEIIQLKESMNATISNQKAQLSAAQELVHAMRDQVAAAEHANTLLTLEMEQKRKTHFEAQQQVKLLSNAMIEESSRTAAARDATRKMKKENQLQEARIKVLKEHVAELEESLKRQTYAQIEGRQLSADTGAVAVDMRGSSPQANWPLHEGSDVKTGTYSNQFVTHVLARIDALEMKLTMAAKEGTAALADAPSLLDAAIHPASVSNLEGASPAARNSADAVFPVIREWLQREGVGEAEVEPTDVIVPPGRNPKEVMGFLSATLPVKHRHLSLQVTLQLMESLWTARAQALDSLRLPQFFLEWLQTQAGDPKEAKALGVNLLDTCQHNIHHPDCRALLAVLKGFLPEELVHMCRRRLAQLRFSTAKSTATLHDKMSFDAFFAEVRAVCPEKSLANMLHLRFTVFRRRNTAGEVELSHVLSEDSYFVTLFKWQWVQEVEAFTLRVVEGIRDEGDEKRNIVALNKATRLLQRLDAALGEAVYTYVSLACQRPVIDVSTAEGVTVPLNAMLLRFRSSVLLYRRSPEDVMDT; encoded by the coding sequence GACGTCGCTTCCTCTTGTTGTGTCCTCCGTTTCTCCTTCTCGCCAGCTGGTGTCAAGTGATGCTGTCTCCGGACCGGTCCAGATGTGGCCCGCCGTGATGTCGTCGCgtcagcgccgtcgccaggTAGCGCTTAAGTCGAAGACTCCATTGGCGTTGCAACTGGAGGCGTTCGTCCGCCGCGAGCACCAGCAGTACCTACGCGAGCACCCGTCGTGTTCTCGAGCAGATTGTCTGCACATCTTCCGTGAAGTGTTGAACACGTTTGTGAACCACTTCTCCGAGTACAAGGGCATTCTCTCCATCATTCGCGATGAGTACGACGCGGCGCTAAACGAAATGTCTGAGAGGGTGAAGCAGATGCAGGTGGAGTACCTTGAGAGCCAAACCGACCGGGAGATGCACGCTATGGAGATCATTCAGCTGAAGGAATCCATGAATGCGACAATCAGCAACCAAAAGGCGCAGCTCAGTGCTGCCCAAGAGCTCGTGCATGCCATGCGTGATCAGGTCGCAGCGGCCGAGCACGCGAACACCTTGCTGACCTTGGAGATGGAGCAGAAACGAAAAACGCACTttgaagcgcagcagcaagtcAAGCTGCTGTCGAACGCAATGATTGAGGAGAGCTcgcgcacagctgcagcgcgcgacGCGACGCGCAAGATGAAGAAAGAAAATCAACTGCAGGAGGCGCGCATCAAGGTGCTGAAGGAGCATGTGGCAGAGTTGGAGGAATCCCTGAAACGGCAAACGTACGCGCAGATAGAAGGCCGCCAACTCTCAGCTGACACTGGTGCGGTAGCGGTTGACATGCGCGGATCATCGCCGCAAGCCAATTGGCCTCTTCATGAAGGAAGCGACGTGAAAACTGGCACCTATTCAAACCAGTTTGTCACTCATGTGCTTGCGCGCATCGATGCCCTGGAGATGAAGCTGACCATGGCCGCGAAAGAAGGCACGGCAGCGCTCGCAGACGCACCCTCCCTGCTTGATGCAGCGATTCACCCTGCCTCTGTGTCAAATCTGGAGGGCGCCTCCCCGGCAGCGAGAAACTCAGCGGATGCCGTGTTTCCTGTTATACGGGAGTGGCTGCAGCGAGAGGGTGTCGGCGAGGCCGAGGTCGAGCCGACGGATGTCATTGTCCCGCCGGGTCGAAACCCTAAGGAGGTTATGGGCTTTCTCTCCGCTACGCTGCCTGTCAAGCATCGTCACCTCTCCTTACAGGTGACACTCCAGCTGATGGAGTCGCTGTGGACTGCGCGGGCGCAAGCTCTGGACTCGTTACGACTGCCGCAGTTTTTTCTTGAGTGGCTGCAAACGCAGGCAGGCGACCCCAAGGAGGCAAAGGCACTCGGCGTTAACCTATTGGACACATGCCAGCATAACATTCACCACCCCGACTGCCGCGCTCTGCTCGCCGTGCTGAAAGGTTTTCTTCCAGAGGAGCTGGTGCACATgtgtcggcgccgcctcgcgcagctccgcttTTCCACCGCGAAATCCACCGCTACGCTTCACGACAAAATGTCATTTGACGCCTTCTTTGCGGAGGTGCGCGCTGTTTGCCCAGAAAAGTCGTTGGCCAACATGCTGCATCTGCGCTTCACCGTCTTTCGCAGAAGAAACACggcgggggaggtggagctgagcCATGTGCTCTCCGAAGATTCCTACTTTGTGACGCTGTTCAAGTGGCAGTGGGTGCAGGAAGTGGAGGCCTTCACGCTGCGCGTAGTCGAGGGCATCCGGGATGAAGGCGACGAGAAACGGAACATTGTGGCCCTTAACAAGGCGACGCGCCTCCTGCAACGGCTCGACGCGGCGCTGGGTGAGGCGGTCTACACCTACGTTTCACTTGCATGTCAGCGACCCGTCATTGATGTTTCCACCGCCGAAGGTGTCACGGTCCCACTGAACGCAATGTTGCTCCGCTTTCGCTCCTCTGTGTTGCTTTATCGCCGGAGCCCCGAGGATGTCATGGATACCTGA